The genomic stretch TACTCGCTTTCTAATAATTTTAAAATTTCGCCCAAATCCACGCCCTCGCGCTTCCCTATAAGCAGCAAATTTCGCGTCCTGTTTTTTACGGTTTGGATTCTAGCGTTGGCTATTTTTACATCAAATTCCTTAAAAACTCCCAATACGTAAGCCATCAGCCCGCGCTGATCTTTCGCGTTTATGCCAAGCTTCGCGTACTCTTGCGAGTGATTAGGATCGAAATTTAGCTCGCCTTTTAGTATGATCGGGCGATTTATTTGCGCTGAGGCGCCGCTTTTTAGCGAGATCTCGATGAGGTTTTTTAGGGTTTCTAGCTCGCTTGATTTTACGTTTTTGTTAAACTCTAGCTTGACGTAAAATTTACCGTCAAACAGCTCGAAAATCTCCATAAATCCAAGATCAAGATGCGCCAGAGACGAGAGCAAAACGGCTAAATTTGGATAGTTTTGCGCGTAAATTTCGATGCTTAGGCTTTGGTGATTTTGTACTTGCACGCTTAGTTTATCGGCGTTTTGCGCGGCCCAGGCGATAGCGATGATATCTGCTGGCTGGTATTTAGCAAAGAGCAAATTTGAGCGGATGGCGAAAATTTTTTCTTTCAAATTTTCGCTTAAAGCCGCAAATTTAGCGTTTCGCCTGATGCTAAGCTCCTTTTTTACGCGCCTTGAAGCCTCATCAAGCAGGTTTTCATCCTCAAAGCTTTGCAAACAAATGCCGTAAAGCTCGCGCAAAAGTCGCGCCAGATAGGGCGTATAGAGCTTTTCGTCGGTTGCATTTATCACGCAGTAAGCGACGATGTAGGATAGCTTTAGCGTTTGTGGGTCGCCAAGCTTTGAGATAAAGCTAAAAATCGTGCGCTGATCGTAGATGTCCTCGCGGTTTGCCACGTCGTTCATCAGCGTGTGGTAGCGCACGAGCGTAACGCCGATATTTACGGCCTTTGCGCTCAAATTTAGCTTTGTGGCGTAGGCGCGAAAGATATTTGAGCCTACGACCGAGTGATCGCCGCCTAGCCCCTTGCCCGCGTCATGCAGCAGCAAAGCTAGCTTTAACAGCGTTCGCCCCTCGATGCAAAGCTCGTCGTAGAGCGATTTTACGAATTTATCTTTGATATTTTCGGCAAATTTGACGCTTAACACGCAGTGCTCGCCGACGCTAAATTTATGATATCCGTCAAATTCGGCCAAATTTACGGCGTGCTCGAGCGGCTTAACCAAAACGGGCAAAATCTCTGCGTCCAAAAGCGCTTTGATAATGCAATGAGCGTGGTTTCGCATCAAAATTTTTCTAAAAAGCGCGAGCAAATCCTCGGCGTCTTCTTTGCTGATTTGCGCGCGTTTTAGGTAAAAGATCGTTCCGACGTCAAATTTATACTCCGCATCGCCAAGAGCCAAAAGCTGTTTTAGCACTGCATTTAGCGGCCTAGCGCGGACGTGTAGCGGGACGTAAATGGTGTTTTCAAACCTATAAAATCCGTTTTTTAGCCGTGCGGCTCGTAGCTCGCTAAATTTCGCTCCGCTTGTAAATTTACTCCTATAAAAGCTAGAAACCAGGTAGCGCGAAAAAACGGCAACCGAGTGCATGCAGGAAAAGAGCTTTTGCGAAATGACGCTACTGTTTTCTTGCGTTTTTTTGGATTTGGTTTGCATGAGCGCAGTGATCTCGTTTAGCTTAGCCGGGGCGAAAACGTCCGAGCCTAGGGTTAAATTTTGCGCCGATTTTACGCAGAGGATAAAATCTGTCGCCAAATTTAGCGCGCTAAGCTCCTTTTCGTCGATAAATTTTAGAGCCTGCGAGCGCATGCTGATCTCGTTTTCAAAGCCGTTTAGAGCGCAGTTTAGGTAGTAGATGTCGTTCGTACCGCCAAGGTCGTTTTTAAGATCGGGCTCTTGCTTTATGTTTGGGATATCGTTAAAGGCGCCCAGATTTCTGGCGTAAAATTTGAGATTTTCCTGTGCGTTAAACTCGCGAGTTTTATAAATCTCCGACCGAGCGGCCTTATAAAGCGTCCGCGAGCCGCAGATATAGCGGATGCGGCTAAACGCGGCCTTTGCTTTGTGGTCATTTTTGTGAGACTTAAAAATCTCGTCCAGCTCGCAAATTTTAATATTTAGCTTTAAATTTGATCCCTCCAGCGCGGCGACTAGTTTTTTTAGGATAAATTTGACGTTAAAGCCCGCGTTTTCTTTAAAGACGAGTAAAACCTCTAAAACCGAGCTCGTGGAGATGAGGTTGTCGGCGTATTTCTCGGTAGCGATGACGCAAAACGGGATAAAATCGACGTCTGGGTTAAAGTCCGCGAAAATCTCGTCCAAAACCCGCGCGCATAGAGCCTTGATGAGCTCGTCGCTTTGCTTTGCGATGAAATTTGCAAAGCCCTTGCCCTGAAGCTTTTTTAGCTGCGAGGCTAAATTCGCGCCTCCTAAAACGCCACTTAAATTTCCTTTTAAAGCCACTTTTTACCGCCGTTTTTTTGTGTAAATTTTATCCGATGATACTAAAATTTTGCAAAAACAAAGCTTTTTTAACATATAATCGCCGTTTAATATCTATTTTCGGAATAAAATTTGACAAATTTAATAGAAAAACTCCAAAGCGGCGAACGTCTAGACACGGACGAATGCGCCGGCTTGTACGACCTGGACCTTTTTACGCTGGGTAAATTCGCAAACGCCAAACGGCGAAAACTGCACGGCAAAAAGGTATTTTTTAACGTAAATCGCCACATAAATCCGACCAATATCTGCGCGGACGTGTGCAAATTTTGCGCGTTTTCGGCAAACCGCAAAAACCCAAACCCGTACACGATGAGCCACGAGGAAATACTAAAAATCGTCGAAAAAAGCGTCGCCGGCGGCGCAAAAGAGATACATATCGTCTCTGCGCACAACCCCGATACCTCATGGCAGTGGTATTTGGAAATTTTTAAAAAAATAAAAGAAAAATACCCTCAAATCCACGTCAAAGCGCTAACTGCCGCGGAGGTTGATTTCCTCTCGCGAAAACACGGCCTTAGCTATGAAGAAGTCGTAGAAAAGATGCTTGAATACGGCGTAGACTCGATGCCTGGCGGCGGAGCGGAGATCTTTGACGAAGAGGTCAGGCGTAAAATTTGCAAAGGTAAGGTAAGCTCGCAAAACTGGCTCAAAATCCACCGCCTTTGGCACGAAAAGGGCAGAGAAAGTAACGCCACGATGCTGTTTGGCCACATAGAAAGCAGGCAAAACCGTATCGACCATATGCTGCGAATCCGCGATTTGCAGAACAAAACTGGCGGATTTAACGCCTTTATCCCGCTGGTTTATCAGCGCGACAACAACTATTTAAAAGTAGAAAACTATCCCGGCTCGGCCGAAATTTTAAAAACATTTGCGATCTCGCGTCTGGTGCTCGATAATGTCGCGCACATAAAGGCGTACTGGGCGACCTCGACGATAAATTTGGCCATGGTCGCGCAGGAATTCGGCGCTGACGATCTAGACGGCACGATAGAAAAAGAGAGCATTCAGAGCGCGGCCGGAGCGAAATCGGCAAGCGGTATGAGCCTTAGAAATTTTACCGATCTTATCCAGACCTCGGGCTTTGTTCCCGTCGAGCGAGATAGCCTGTATAATGAACTAAAAATTTACGATAACTAAGGGGGCGAAGTTGGATTTTTTTAAACTAAAGCAAAACGGCACTAGCGTAAAGACCGAATTTAGCGCAGGACTCACGACCTTTTTAACGATGATGTATATCGTGCCGGTAAACGCGATAATCATGAGCAAGACAGGCATGCCGATGGATGCGCTCATCACGGCTACGGCGCTCATCACGGTAATCGCTACCGTACTAAACGGCGTATGGGCGAACACGCCCGTGGCTATGAGCGTGGGAATGGGACTGAACGCGTATTTTACATTTGGCCTGGTGCTAGGCATGCAAATACCGTGGCAAACGGCTTTGGGTGTGGTTTTTGTTTCAGGCGTGATTTTTGTGGTTTTGTCTTTTACGAATTTTAGAATCTGGGTCTTAAAATCTATCCCGGACGACGTCAGACGCTCGATAAGCGCGGGCATAGGCGCCTTTATCGCTTTCGTTGGACTTCAGCAAATGGGCGTAGTCGTAAACAACGACGCCGTACTGGTCGGGCTTGGAAATTTAAAAGATCCAAACGTTATTTTGGGTTTTGTGGGACTGTTTTTCGTTATACTTTTTTGGGCGTGGAAGGTTAAGGGCGCTTTCATCATCGCGGTATTTACGACCTCGGTGATAGCTTGGGTTTTGGGTATCGCGCCGTATCCGGAGGAGTTTATCTCGCTACCGGCTTCGATATCGCCGATATTTTTAGAGCTTGATATCATGGGTGCATTATCTTTTGCTCTGCTTCCCGTGATCGTTACATTTTTCGTAACCGATCTTTTCGACTCTATCGGTACGCTAGCTGGCGTGGGAAATAGGGCGGGAATCTTTGACGAGAGCAATCAAAAAGGCGTCGAAAAACTAGAAAAAACCCTCGAAGCCGACGCGGTAGCTACGGTAGCCGGCTCGCTAGTCGGCGTTAGTACGACGACGTCGTTTGCCGAGAGCGCTAGCGGCGTAGAAGAGGGCGGTAAGACGGGACTAACGGCGGTATTTTGCGGACTATTTTTCGTGCTTACGATTTTTATGCTGCCGCTTTTTAAAGCTATCCCTTCAAACGCGATATATCCGATACTCGTGATGGTGGGCGTGCTGATGTTTAGTGAGCTTGGAAATATAAATTTTAAAGATCCTGCTATAGCCGTATCGACGTTTTTGATAGTTATTTTGATGCCGCTCACGTACTCGATCACGACGGGACTTTCGTTTGGATTTATGGCGTATTTGCTGGTTCGTATCATGAGACGCGAGTGGGAATACGTAAATATCGGAGTTGTCGTGCTTGCGCTCATTAGTTTCATAGTATTTTTAGTACACTGAGGAGAAAACATGCTAAAGTATCCGTTTGAGGAATTTCATAAAGACGTAAAAATAATGGTGCGAGATATCAAAGGAAACTTCGAGCCCGAAGTAATTTTAGCGGTCGCTCGCGGCGGTCTTACTTTGGGGCATTTTTTAGCGAGCCTGCTAAATAACCGCAATCTTTTTACGCTAAACTCAATCCACTACGAAGAGACTAAAAAGCTCGATACTATCGATATCTTTAACGTCCCCGATCTATCTAAATTTAATAAAATTTTGATAGTGGACGATATGATAGATACGGGTGAGAGCATGATAGCTATCAAACAAGAGCTTTTAAAGCGTTTCCCGCATATCGAGCTAAAGATTGCGACTATATTTTATAAACAAAAAGCGCTTTTATTGCCCGACTTTACGGTAAAAGAGGCGCACGAGTGGATAGAGTTTTTCTGGGAAGAG from uncultured Campylobacter sp. encodes the following:
- a CDS encoding HD domain-containing protein, with protein sequence MALKGNLSGVLGGANLASQLKKLQGKGFANFIAKQSDELIKALCARVLDEIFADFNPDVDFIPFCVIATEKYADNLISTSSVLEVLLVFKENAGFNVKFILKKLVAALEGSNLKLNIKICELDEIFKSHKNDHKAKAAFSRIRYICGSRTLYKAARSEIYKTREFNAQENLKFYARNLGAFNDIPNIKQEPDLKNDLGGTNDIYYLNCALNGFENEISMRSQALKFIDEKELSALNLATDFILCVKSAQNLTLGSDVFAPAKLNEITALMQTKSKKTQENSSVISQKLFSCMHSVAVFSRYLVSSFYRSKFTSGAKFSELRAARLKNGFYRFENTIYVPLHVRARPLNAVLKQLLALGDAEYKFDVGTIFYLKRAQISKEDAEDLLALFRKILMRNHAHCIIKALLDAEILPVLVKPLEHAVNLAEFDGYHKFSVGEHCVLSVKFAENIKDKFVKSLYDELCIEGRTLLKLALLLHDAGKGLGGDHSVVGSNIFRAYATKLNLSAKAVNIGVTLVRYHTLMNDVANREDIYDQRTIFSFISKLGDPQTLKLSYIVAYCVINATDEKLYTPYLARLLRELYGICLQSFEDENLLDEASRRVKKELSIRRNAKFAALSENLKEKIFAIRSNLLFAKYQPADIIAIAWAAQNADKLSVQVQNHQSLSIEIYAQNYPNLAVLLSSLAHLDLGFMEIFELFDGKFYVKLEFNKNVKSSELETLKNLIEISLKSGASAQINRPIILKGELNFDPNHSQEYAKLGINAKDQRGLMAYVLGVFKEFDVKIANARIQTVKNRTRNLLLIGKREGVDLGEILKLLESE
- the mqnE gene encoding aminofutalosine synthase MqnE, with amino-acid sequence MTNLIEKLQSGERLDTDECAGLYDLDLFTLGKFANAKRRKLHGKKVFFNVNRHINPTNICADVCKFCAFSANRKNPNPYTMSHEEILKIVEKSVAGGAKEIHIVSAHNPDTSWQWYLEIFKKIKEKYPQIHVKALTAAEVDFLSRKHGLSYEEVVEKMLEYGVDSMPGGGAEIFDEEVRRKICKGKVSSQNWLKIHRLWHEKGRESNATMLFGHIESRQNRIDHMLRIRDLQNKTGGFNAFIPLVYQRDNNYLKVENYPGSAEILKTFAISRLVLDNVAHIKAYWATSTINLAMVAQEFGADDLDGTIEKESIQSAAGAKSASGMSLRNFTDLIQTSGFVPVERDSLYNELKIYDN
- a CDS encoding NCS2 family permease; the protein is MDFFKLKQNGTSVKTEFSAGLTTFLTMMYIVPVNAIIMSKTGMPMDALITATALITVIATVLNGVWANTPVAMSVGMGLNAYFTFGLVLGMQIPWQTALGVVFVSGVIFVVLSFTNFRIWVLKSIPDDVRRSISAGIGAFIAFVGLQQMGVVVNNDAVLVGLGNLKDPNVILGFVGLFFVILFWAWKVKGAFIIAVFTTSVIAWVLGIAPYPEEFISLPASISPIFLELDIMGALSFALLPVIVTFFVTDLFDSIGTLAGVGNRAGIFDESNQKGVEKLEKTLEADAVATVAGSLVGVSTTTSFAESASGVEEGGKTGLTAVFCGLFFVLTIFMLPLFKAIPSNAIYPILVMVGVLMFSELGNINFKDPAIAVSTFLIVILMPLTYSITTGLSFGFMAYLLVRIMRREWEYVNIGVVVLALISFIVFLVH
- a CDS encoding phosphoribosyltransferase family protein, producing MLKYPFEEFHKDVKIMVRDIKGNFEPEVILAVARGGLTLGHFLASLLNNRNLFTLNSIHYEETKKLDTIDIFNVPDLSKFNKILIVDDMIDTGESMIAIKQELLKRFPHIELKIATIFYKQKALLLPDFTVKEAHEWIEFFWEEQI